In Engraulis encrasicolus isolate BLACKSEA-1 chromosome 15, IST_EnEncr_1.0, whole genome shotgun sequence, the following proteins share a genomic window:
- the LOC134464282 gene encoding uncharacterized protein LOC134464282 — protein sequence MGLRKLIHRLEERVAGGNGRSTRTSEQTTETNWQLKFQVEELQTRLKDKDNSLTQAKQNIAVLKNDLRDLKRQLQSPQKSQRTIPKVTECPQDEESLSNIVVGEIRGVQQNVLVAVKEEAAEDGYPCSQSDETDLPTEQNSSSVADIKAELDQEEDEMSDMVPVISSVMSQSPADPLKALRLSVQVVELCSTEGQQGTSSKNHECGETPVAGVAEKGPEVQIPAFLRDHTRHVHTEDEPEGLEQVQEQQLSGRRTSLRKNRGQRVTTSGNAVAAHKHTDTGEKRHQCPDCGKAFQYVGGLTAHRRVHTGERPYACAQYGKSFHAGGVPHISDMRIVLLGNRYAGKSSSGNTILGRQEFGTAGRTAECVKREGETAGRHITVVEAPGWWINYTVEQTPERDKGEIVLSVSLCPPGPHALLLVISVSLTFTEIHRRAAQEHMELLGEKVWSHTVLLFAYGDCLGDTSIEQHIESGGEALQWVVEKCGNRYHVVDNEKSDGGQVTELLDKIEEMVAVSSGEWSMHHPPEFGDGQTTVITSGDSALGSSKSSLVSKLMRRFESLSTAPSTTSSGYATGQSEKSGSADSSSSMASHSRVEGEIKKTTAGQPKPTLGEAHRSAGSQGQDLFVDISSISVNETECIGRGSFGSVYKGSYQGQPAAVKVIQIGDNQVTTNELMIPRSLCHPNIVQMMACSISETRILIANEYIDGPNLHNILHRVTPVKLQQQDKLSVALDISMAVEYIHDRGVIHQDLKPANIMVASSSKRAYLTDWGLANMRDSVMMSRATGHIGAVGSVLGGTPPYMARECLVQCRKCSTSSDMWSLGITLLEMFTNSKPWLKTSIQEIRERLYDQKSPDALAKLQPPFHDIVKPLPKI from the exons GACGATTCCGAAAGTGACTGAGTGTCCGCAGGATGAGGAGAGCCTGAGCAATATTGTGGTG GGAGAGATCCGCGGGGTCCAGCAGAATGTTCTTGTTGCAGTTAAAGAGGAAGCTGCTGAAGATGGATATCCATGTAGTCAGTCAG ATGAGACTGACCTCCCCACAGAGCAGAATTCCTCCTCAGTTGCAGACATTAAAGCTGAACTTGATCAG GAGGAGGATGAAATGTCAGACATGGTCCCAGTCATCAGTTCTGTGATGAGCCAATCCCCTGCAGATCCATTGAAGGCTTTGAGATTGTCGGTGCAAGTGGTCGAGCTCTGCTCAACAGAAGGTCAGCAGGGAACGAGCAGCAAGAACCATGAATGTGGAGAAACGCCTGTTGCTG ggGTAGCAGAAAAAGGACCAGAAGTGCAAATCCCG GCGTTTCTGAGAGATCACACGCGACACGTTCACACAGAAGACGAGCCGGAAGGACTGGAACAAGTCCAGGAGCAGCAGCTCTCAGGAAGGAGGACCTCCCTCCGCAAGAATCGTGGCCAACGTGTCACGACGAGCGGTAACGCTGTCgccgcacacaagcacactgacacGGGGGAGAAGCGCCACCAATGTCCAGATTGCGGCAAGGCTTTCCAATATGTGGGAGGTCTCACAGCGCACCGGCGCGTCCACACAGGGGAGAGGCCGTACGCCTGTGCACAGTACGGGAAGAGTTTTCACGCAG GTGGTGTTCCACATATCTCAGACATgaggattgtgctgctgggaAACAGATATGCTGggaagagttcatcaggaaacaccatcctgggcagacaggagtttggtactgcagggagaacagctgagtgtgtgaagagagaaggagaaacagcaggCAGACACATCACTGTAGTGGAGGCACCAGGATGGTGGATAAACTACACTGTAGAGCAAACTCCTGAACGTGATAAAGGAGAGATTGtcctcagtgtgtctctgtgtcctccaggaccccatgcTCTACTCCTGGTCATTAGTGTGAGTCTGACATTCACAGAGATACACAGAAGAGCAGCGCAGGAACACATGGAGCTTCTGGGTGAAAAAGTCTGGAGTCACACTGTACTGCTGTTCGCCTATGGGGACTGTCTGGGAGATACAagcattgagcagcacattgagagtggaggagaggctctgcagtgggttgtagagaaatgtgggaacaggtaccATGTTGTAGACAATGAGAAGAGTGATGGTggccaggtgacagagctgctggacaagatagaagagatggtggctGTCAGCAGTGGAGAATGGAGCATGCATCATCCTCCGGAAT TTGGAGATGGTCAGACTACAGTGATCACTTCAGGAGACTCTGCCCTGGGCTCTTCTAAATCATCTCTTGTGTCCAAGCTGATGAGGCGCTTTGAGAGTCTCAGCACTGCACCCTCTACCACGTCATCTGGATACGCCACAGGCCAATCAGAGAAGAGTGGATCTgctgacagctcatcatcaatggCCTCACACTCCAGAGTGGAAGGGGAGATCAAGAAAACAACTGCAGGACAGCCAAAGCCAACTTTAGGGGAAGCACATCGTAGTGCAG GCAGTCAAGGACAAGATCTGTTTGTTGATATTTCTTCAATATCTGTGAATGAGACTGAATGCATTGGACGAGGATCCTTTGGTTCAGTTTACAAAGGATCGTACCAGGGACAACCTGCTGCAGTGAAGGTCATACAGATTGGAGACAATCAAGTGACCACCAATGAACTGATGATACCCAG GAGTTTATGTCATCCCAACATTGTGCAGATGATGGCATGCTCTATAAGTGAGACACGGATCCTAATTGCTAACGAGTACATTGATGGACCAAATCTACACAATATTCTACACCGTGTCACTCCTGTCAAG TTGCAGCAGCAGGACAAACTATCAGTGGCTCTGGATATCTCCATGGCTGTGGAGTACATACATGATAGAGGAGTCATCCACCAGGACTTGAAGCCAGCTAATATAATG GTTGCCTCAAGCTCCAAGCGGGCCTACCTGACTGACTGGGGTTTGGCAAACATGAGGGACTCTGTAATGATGTCAAGGGCAACGGGACACATAGGAGCTGTGGGCAGTGTGCTGGGAGGAACTCCACCGTATATGGCCAGAGAGTGCTTAGTACAGTGTAGGAAATGCAGCACCAGCTCAGACATGTGGTCTCTTGGCATCACACTTCTTGAGATGTTCACCAATTCTAAGCCTTGGCTCAAGACCAGCATACAAGAGATACGTGAGCGGCTGTATGACCAAAAGAGTCCAGATGCTCTGGCCAAACTACAACCACCTTTTCACGACATTGTGAAACCACTGCCAAAGATCTAG